From one Rhizobium lentis genomic stretch:
- a CDS encoding antibiotic biosynthesis monooxygenase family protein: protein MIAVIFEVVPYMGERHKYLDLAGELRAELETIDGFISIERFESLTNRGKLLSLSFFRDEEAVKEWRNRQAHRAAQQAGRGGVFADYRLRIASVVRDYGMFERDEAPADSRRVHDAA from the coding sequence ATGATCGCCGTCATCTTCGAAGTCGTGCCCTATATGGGCGAACGCCACAAATATCTCGATCTCGCCGGTGAATTGCGCGCCGAGCTCGAAACGATCGATGGCTTCATCTCGATCGAGCGTTTCGAGAGCCTGACCAACCGCGGCAAGCTGCTGTCGCTGTCCTTCTTCCGCGACGAGGAAGCAGTCAAGGAATGGCGTAACCGTCAAGCCCATCGGGCAGCGCAACAGGCCGGCCGCGGCGGCGTCTTCGCCGATTACCGGCTGCGGATCGCCAGTGTGGTGCGCGATTACGGCATGTTCGAACGCGACGAGGCGCCGGCCGACAGCCGCAGGGTTCATGATGCCGCCTGA
- a CDS encoding site-specific DNA-methyltransferase — protein sequence MASVFPLADLKASVKADSWVDTIIKGDCVSALEALPNHSVDVIFADPPYNLQLGGTLHRPDQSLVDAVDDEWDQFASFEAYDAFTRAWLLACRRVLKPTGSIWVIGSYHNIFRVGATLQDLNFWILNDIIWRKTNPMPNFKGRRFQNAHETMIWASPNAKAKGYTFNYDAMKAANDDVQMRSDWLFPICNGNERLKGEDGKKVHPTQKPEALLARVIMASTKPGDIVLDPFFGSGTTGAVAKRLGRHFVGIEREQDYIDAAAARIAAVEPLGKAELTVMTGKKAEVRVAFNVLVESGLIKPGQVLTDAKRRYSAIVRADGTVASGGEAGSIHRLGAKVQGLDACNGWTFWHFEDGQSLRPIDELRSVIRSDLAKVD from the coding sequence ATGGCATCAGTTTTTCCGCTTGCCGACCTCAAGGCTTCCGTCAAGGCGGACTCCTGGGTTGACACGATCATCAAGGGCGACTGCGTGAGCGCCCTTGAAGCCTTGCCCAACCACTCCGTCGACGTGATCTTCGCCGACCCGCCGTATAATCTGCAGCTCGGCGGAACGCTGCATCGTCCCGACCAGTCGCTGGTCGATGCGGTCGACGACGAATGGGATCAGTTCGCTTCCTTCGAAGCCTATGACGCCTTCACCCGCGCCTGGTTGCTCGCCTGCCGGCGTGTCCTCAAGCCGACTGGCTCGATCTGGGTGATCGGCTCCTACCACAATATCTTCCGCGTCGGCGCCACGCTGCAGGATCTGAATTTCTGGATCCTGAACGACATCATCTGGCGCAAGACCAATCCGATGCCGAATTTCAAGGGCCGCCGCTTCCAGAACGCCCATGAGACGATGATCTGGGCGAGCCCCAACGCCAAGGCCAAGGGCTATACCTTCAATTACGATGCGATGAAGGCGGCCAATGACGACGTGCAGATGCGCTCCGACTGGCTCTTCCCGATCTGCAACGGCAATGAGCGGCTGAAGGGCGAGGACGGCAAGAAGGTGCATCCGACCCAGAAGCCGGAAGCGCTGCTCGCCCGTGTCATCATGGCCTCGACCAAGCCAGGCGATATCGTGCTCGATCCCTTCTTCGGCTCGGGAACGACAGGTGCGGTCGCCAAGCGCCTCGGCCGCCACTTCGTCGGCATCGAGCGCGAGCAGGATTACATCGATGCGGCCGCAGCCCGCATCGCCGCCGTCGAGCCGCTGGGGAAGGCGGAGCTGACCGTCATGACCGGCAAGAAGGCGGAGGTCCGCGTCGCCTTCAACGTGCTTGTCGAAAGCGGTCTGATCAAGCCCGGCCAGGTGCTGACCGACGCCAAGCGCCGCTACAGCGCGATCGTGCGCGCCGACGGCACCGTCGCCTCAGGCGGCGAGGCCGGCTCCATTCATCGTCTCGGCGCCAAGGTGCAAGGGCTCGATGCATGCAACGGATGGACCTTCTGGCATTTCGAAGACGGGCAGTCCCTGCGCCCGATCGACGAGCTCAGGTCCGTCATCCGCAGTGATCTGGCAAAGGTGGATTGA
- a CDS encoding nuclear transport factor 2 family protein, giving the protein MAFDPAEEIERFHAAINALDFAMIEGYFAEDATYVSNGVGSLAGRSEIMAAFRRYFDDYPDQTAENSLVENLTPLSGRAVWSLRATHSQTGKPLLREGEETITFNEDGRITRVEVTDYKAF; this is encoded by the coding sequence ATGGCCTTCGACCCTGCAGAAGAAATCGAACGCTTCCACGCCGCCATCAACGCCCTGGATTTCGCGATGATCGAGGGCTATTTCGCCGAGGACGCGACCTATGTCTCGAACGGCGTCGGCAGCCTTGCCGGGCGCAGCGAGATCATGGCCGCCTTCCGGCGCTATTTCGACGATTATCCCGATCAGACGGCCGAGAATTCGCTGGTGGAAAACCTGACGCCCCTCTCCGGCCGCGCCGTCTGGTCGCTCCGCGCCACCCACAGCCAGACCGGCAAGCCGCTGCTGCGCGAGGGCGAGGAGACGATCACCTTCAATGAAGACGGCCGCATCACCCGCGTCGAGGTCACCGACTACAAGGCCTTTTGA